Genomic window (Armatimonadota bacterium):
GCAATCGCTGCATCGCCGTGCGCTCCGTTTCCGTCGGCAGCCTCAACTCGAACGTCGCGCATCCCCGCGAGGTTTTCCACGAGGCGATATCACACTCGGGCGCCGCCATTATCGTCGCCCACAACCATCCCAGCGGCGACCCCACGCCGAGCAAGCAGGACCAGGCGCTCACGGCGCGCTTGGTCGAGGCGGGCAAGATCATGGGCATCGAAGTGCTCGACCACCTCATCATCGGCGACGGCCGTTGGCTGAGCATGAAGGAAAAGGGGATGCTGTAGCGGATTCACTACGCGCGGCGGTAATGTCGCTCCAGCTCCGACGCGTAGTGAGCGCCGAGCTCGTGGGCGTGGTCTTGCAGCCATCGGCTGAATCGGGTAGGGCAGGTCGGCGGTTGATCCGAGACCAGCAGATTGGCCGTAAGCCCGGAGACCTCGTCCGGCGTGATGACGACATCTCCCACCAGCGACCCAATCAGGCGGGCGGCGGCGAGCGCCGCAAGCGCCGGGACGCGAACGATCATCGCCCGGCTCCCCACCCGCTGCCGCACGAGCCGAACCAGCTCCTCGAATGTGTACGTCTCCGGGCCGACGGCGTCCAGGATCACGTTTCCCACCCGCCCGGACGATTCGACGGCAAGTGCGGCGACATCTCCCACGTGGGCGGGCTGCAGCCGGTACTCGCCCTTTCCGAATAACCCGAAAACAGGCAGGCGCCGCAGCAACCACGCGATGTTGTTGATGAGGATGTCCCCCTCGCCGAACAGCACCGTCGGCCGCAAGATGGCGTAGGACATTCCCGATTCCAGCAGGGCGCGCTCCACCACCGCCTTGCCGCGAAAGTAAGGCAGCGGCGAATCCAGGGACGGGTTGGTGATGCCGATGTGGACTATCCGCCGCACACCGGCCTCGGTCGCCGCGCGGATCAGAACCAGCGAATTGGCAACCGCCCGGTCGAAGGTGGCGTCGCCGCGGCTGAAGCGCACCCAGTAGGTGTTGTACAGCGTCGCTGCTCCGCGCAGGCTCGCCGTCAGCTTTGACGGCACATCGAAATGGAAGGGCACCGCCTCAACGCGATCTCCAAACGGATGGGGGCGGTTCGCATGATTCGTGAGCGTGCGCACGCGCTGTCCCTGCTCCAGCAACAGCGAGGTGATGTGTCTGCCCAGGTAGCCGAAGGCCCCCGTGACCACCTGTAGCTGCGATGATGACAGCGGCTTCAACCTGTTCTCACGAGTCCCCCGCACCGCTGCTTCGGCGTCGGAGGCAGCATTACCTCGTGCCTTTGCGCGAAGCACGGATCAGGTGGGAAGTCGCGGTTGTCCGCTGCGCGGCACACGTTGCACGAGATCGGGGCTAGGCGGCGAGGCCGCGTTGTGCTAGCATTCGACTGCTAGCTGGACGGGCTCCTGGTAGTCGGTCGCGTATGCTGGACCTGGCGCGTGCCGTCCTGACATGGACATCAGGAGGCATGCGCACATGGAAGGGTCGCTCGCTGCAAACTCAACCGTCGGTGCGCGGGTGCATCCCGCGCAAGTTTTCGGCCGTCTCCGCCTGACCGCGGGCAAGGCGGCGGAGCTGTGCGGCGTGACGCGCCGCCAACTCTGCTACTGGACTGACAAGGGCATCATCCCTTGCTGCAACGGCGGCGCCGAGCGCGGGTCCTCGCGCCGCATCTACGACTTCGCCGGCATCAGCAAGGCCCTCATGCTCAAGCGTCTCATGGATGAGGGCCGCGGACTGCGCCGCGCCGTGCGCGAACTCAAGCTGCGCTTCCATCAGGCCGCGCCGACCGCCCCCGACACCCCTGCCGCCACTGACGAGCACGCCATGCTCGCCCAGGCCGAACGTTTGACGCGGCTGAGCGACCAGGCCCGCCAGGTCAGCGTTCAGACGCAGCGGCGCGAAGCGCTGGAGCGCCTGGCGCTCGCGCTTCAGCCGTTGGTGGAGTTGTCGCAGGCGGCGTGCGACGGTCGCACCAGCGTGGCGCGAGGAGATCGCGCGGGCGAGCTGACGTCGCTGGTCTCGGAGGCCGAGCGCGCCATGACCCAGGCGTCATAGCGGGCTGCAAGTCCGCCTCGGCGGCGCCCGGGGTTCAGCGCAGCCCGCCGGGCAGGGGCGCGACCCCCGCCGTCGAACCGGAGGTGGTGGCGGTGACGCGTGATTCGTATCGGCATAGTCGGGCTCCCGAATGTGGGGAAGTCCACCATCTTCAATGCTCTTTGCGGCGGCCAGGCGAAGGTCTCGAACTACGCCTTCTGCACGGTGGAGCCGAACCGGGCGGTGGTGCCGGTGCCCGATCCGCGGCTGGAGCGAGTGGCGGAGACCTTCGGCCAGGAGCGGGCGGTTCCGGTGACGGTCGCGTTCGTGGACATCGCCGGGTTGGTGCGCGGGGCGAGCGAGGGCGAGGGCCTGGGCAACCAGTTCCTCGCGCACATTCGCGAGGTGGATGCGATTCTGCACGTCGCGCGCTGCTTCGCCGATGCGCAGGTGGCGCACGTGGAGGGAGACGTGGACCCGCGGCGCGATGCCGAGATCGTGGACCTCGAGCTGGCGCTCGCCGATCTGGGCACCGTCGAGCGCCGCCTGGAGAAGGCGCGAGTCGAGGCCAAGAGCGGCTCCGCCGAGGTGCGCCGGCAGATGGTGTTTCTCGAGCACCTCGCCGACGTCCTCGGGCGTGGGCAGCGCGCGGCGGCGGTGCAAGCGACCGAGGCGGAAGGGGGGGTGCTCGCCGAGCTGCACCTGCTGACGGCGCGCCCGGAGCTCTACCTGGCCAACGTGGCGGAGAATGTCGGGGAATCCGGCCCACTCGCCGCCGGGCTGCGGGCTTACGCCGAGGAGCGAGGATCGGCATCGCTCGAACTGAGCGGAAAGATCCAGGCCGAGTTGGCGCAGCTTCCTGCCGGTGAACGCGCGCAGTTTGCCGCTGAACTGGGGGTGGCGGCTGACGCGCTGGACATGGTGATCGCATCCAGCTATCAGGCGCTTGACCTGGTGACCTTCTTCACCGCCGTGGGCAAGGAGGCCCGCGCGTGGCCGGCGCCGCGCGGAACTACGGTCTCGGAGGCCGCGGGGGGCATTCACAGCGACATGCAGCGTGGATTCGTGCGCGCGGAGGTGATGGATTTCGAGACGCTCGATCAGGTCGGGTCATGGGAAGAGGCGCACCGACGAGGGCTGCTGCGAGTGGAGGGCAGAGACTACGTGGTGCAGGAAGGGGATGTGATCCACGTGCGATTCACAACTGGGTGATGGCAGCCCCGGCCAGGGGGCGTGTAAGTGATCCCGGCAGCGGGCTGCTCCTCCCGCCACAAGGAGGCGGCGAAGGACCAGCCGAGGCGGGTAATCGCGCGGCCAAAGGGGAATAACATCAGCGACATGTAAGCCGAGGATGTAGGAACGACACGAAGGAGGACGCCACCATGAGTAAGTTGTGGGCGAGGCGGGCGATGACGTGGGCTACCGGCCTGCTGGCGTTGGCCTTATTGGTGGGGGCGGTGCCGAAGCCGCTCACGGCGCTGGGCCCTGCCCAGGCTGGGTTCTTCGCCAAGGCGAAAGAGAAGAAGGCGCCCCCCTCGGCGGACAGTGCCAAGCACAGCGACAGCAATAAGAGCGACAGCGGCGGATTCTTCAAGCAAGTGAAGGCAAAGCAGCCGCCCCCTCCGCCGGAGGCCGCGCCTAAGCCCGGTCACCGGCCGGGCTCGGGCGGCGGGCTCTTTGAGCACGCGCAACCGGGGACCGAATCGCCGGTCATGGCTCCCGCGGGCCCTCCACGCGACTCGCCCGCGGCGAGCGCATGGAAGGGTGACGGGGCGCTGCTGGACGGAATCAAGTCCCCGCTGCGGCCGGGCTGGAGCAGCCGCGGCTACTTCGAGCAACTGCGCAGGGAGCGGGAACTGCGCCGACGTGATGCCCCGGACTTCCACTACTGGTACTATCCCTACGATCTTGGCTTCTACCTATGGCTTCACTACCACGACTGCCCGTGGTATATCTGGCCCTACTACTACGGCCACACCTATCCGGGCTACTTCTACTACTATGCCCCGCCGCCAGTGGTGATCGTCACCGAGTCGGACCGCTGGGCCTCCGGCGAGACCTACCTCCCCTACGTCTCCTGGCCCTGCGAGAGCCTGATGGAGGCCAAGCGCGACATCGAGCAGGCGTGGCTCCAGGAGCGCATTGAGCTCCTGGACACGCACCTCGACTCCGAACACACGATCGCGAGTTACTTCCGCGATGAGTACACGCACGGCCTCTCCGCTGACGAGTTCCGGCAGTTGACCGCAGACGCGTTCGCCAGCATTCGCACCGTGAGTTTCGACCTGACATCAGTGCGCTACGTGGGCACGGCGGATTGGGCGCGGCTCACGGGCAAGCATGTCTTCGACGACCCCTACGACCAACGCACGATGGTCTCTGTCGGCTATCTGCTGAGGCGCGTCGAGCGTGAGGGCGGGTGCGCGCGCTGGGTAATCTGGGAGGTGCGCCAGTCGCCGTACGCCTCGTGATCGTCAACGCCGACAAGCAGGCGTTGCGCCCTGTGCGCGTGGGCGTGATGCCTGCCCGCCCCGTGGAGGGAATCACGTCCCCACAAGGGACGTCCCATCATGTTCCGGGTTGACGCGGCGCCAATGGTTGATCGCAAGTCGGCTGCGGTTGAAATGGACGGCGGTGCTCATCAGGGCGGTGAATCCGTTTCGACACAGCGCGGATGCTGCTGCGGGCGTCATGCTTGACGCCCGCGCGCAGGTTGCCCTACAATGGAGGCCGTTGAGCGAACTCATCCGTTGGTCGTAGCGAGGTAAGACTGTGGCTGACCGCACCGAGGACCAGATCCGCGATCTGCACGCGGAGATCGAACGGCTGCGTACGCGGCTGGCGGAGCTGGAACGTAACAAACGCACCCTCGAGGATCAACTGTCGGCGACCTCGATGGCCACCGAGGCGCCGCCACCAATCACTACCGCCAGCGAGCTGCAGAACACGCTGCGCCTGTTTGTGAAGAAGGTGGCCATGATCTTGCAGGCCGACAAATGCGTCATCATGCTCTACGACAAAGAGTCAGGGGAACTGCGGGCGCAGGTGCCGGCCTTTGGCCTCACCGACGACGAGGTCAGCACCTTCCGCGTGCGCGCGACGCAGGGGGTATCCGGCGAGGCCTTCCGCAACGGCGCGCCGGTGTTGTGCGATGACCTGCTCGCGGACCCGCGCACGGTCAAGGAGAACGTGGCTCTGCTCAAGGTGCGCAACAGCCTGAGCGTGCCCCTGGCGATTGAGTTCCGCGACGAGAACCAGGAGGTGGTGGACCGTCAGACCATCGGTGTGCTGCACGTGTTCAACAAGCGCGGAGGTGGGGGGTTCGACGAGGAGGACGTGCGACTGCTGACCGTGCTCGCGCGCAGCGCGGCGTCGGTGATCTCGAACGCCCAGGTCTACATCGCCGTCGCCGCCGCCAAGCAGCAGCTCGAGTCGACCTTCCAGAGCATGCTGTCCGGGGTGGTGGTGGTCGCCACCAGCGGGCAGATCCTGCTCATGAACTCGGCGGCGCGCCGTATCTTCGGGATGCACCAGGACGACGGCACGGGTCAGAGCCTGGCCGGCGTGGTGGGCAACGAGAAGGTGCAATCGCTGGTCAGCGCTTCGCTTGAGGACGCGGAGGAGAAAGCGGAGGAGGTGTCGCTCTACACGCCCAGCGAGCGCGTATTCCAGGTGCAGACCGCGCTTCTGCGAAACCAGGATGCCACGGTCGCGGGCGTCGTTGCCACCTTCAACGACATCACCGACCTGCGCAACGTCGAGCGCATGAAGACGGAGTTCGTGGCCACGGTGTCGCACGAGCTGCGCACTCCCCTGACCTCGATCAAGGGCTTCATCCGCACCCTGCTCGACGATGCCGAGGGCTACTACGATCGCGACACCCAGGCGGAGTTCTATCAGATCATTGACCAGGAGTGCGACCGTCTGGTGCGGCTCATCAACGACCTGCTCAATGTCTCCCGCATCGAGGCCGGGCGCGCGCTGGAGCTCAGCCTCAAGCCGGTTGACCTGCGGACCCTCGCGGGGAGAGTGGTGACCAGCCAGCAGTCGTACACCACTCGCCACAGCATCGTGCTCGATGTGGCCGAGGACCTGCCGCCGGTGATTGCGGATGAGGACAAGATCGATCAGATGCTGACCAACCTCATCAATAACGCCATCAAGTACAGCCCTGACGGGGGGCACGTGTGGGTGTCGGCTCGCATCGCCGGCGACGAGGTCGAGGTCAGCGTCAGGGACGAGGGAGTGGGAATCCCGGCCGAGCATCTGGACAAGATCTTCGCCCGTTTCCACCGTGTCGAGAGCGGGGACGCCCGGCGCGCCGGCGGCACGGGCATCGGTCTTTACCTGGTCAAGCACCTCGTCGAGGCCCATAAAGGTCGCATCTGGGCTGACAGCAGAGTCGGCAAGGGATCCACCTTCACCTTTGCCATCCCATTGACTCAGCCGGTGGTGCAGGACGAACGCGCTCAGTTTCTGGGCGCGTAAGCGCCCACCAGCGGCGCCCGGGTTCGACTCACCGCGGGCCTCGCCCCTCGGGAGCGGCGGCGCGAGTGCGCGCATGCACCGGGGGCGCACCGTCGCCGCAGCTGCTTGCGGCTGTCACCGCATGCGTGGGGTGGAGGATTCATGGGCGGGCCCGGAGCCTCTGTGCTCGTGACTTGTTTCGCCGCGGCGGCCGTGGTCGCGGCGGTGGCGACCCCGGGGGTAATCGCACTCGCCCTTCGCACCGGCGCGGTTGATCACCCGCGGAGCCGGCGCGTGCATGAGAGCCCGACGCCGACCTGGGGGGGGCTCGCGATGCTCATCGGCTTCGTGACCGCCATGGGCGCGGGGCTGCTGGCGGCGGGAGCAGGGCGCATCGGCCCCGATGTGCCGCTGGGCCACCTGGCAGCGGTGGTGCTGGGGGCGTCCGCCATCTCGGTGCTGGGCGCGATAGATGACCGCTGCGAGATGCGCTCACTGCCGAAGCTCCTGGGACAGGTGGCGTGCGCGGCCCTGCTGCTGCCCTTCGGTGTCACCATCAGCGGACTCGCCGGACATCCGGTCCCGGCGTGGCTGGGCGGCGCGCTGACAGTGGCGTGGGTGGTGGCGATCGTCAACGCCATCAACTTCATTGACGGGCTCGACGGCCTGGCGGCGGGGGTGGTGGCGATAGCCTCGGTGGCGCTGGCGGCGGTAGCGCTCGATCGCGGGCAGCTGGGGGCGGCGGCGATGTCGGCGGCGCTGGCGGGATGCGCGACTGGTTTCCTGCCCTACAACTTTAACCCCGCGCGGGTGTTCATGGGCGACCTGGGCAGCCACTTCCTCGGCTACACGGCGGCGGCGATAGCGGTGCTGGGGACCTTCAAGATCGCCGCGTCGGTGGTGCTGGTGACCCCGGTGGTGGCCTTCGCGGTGCCGATCCTTGATACCGCGTGGGCGATGATACGCCGCTACCACACCGGCCACCCTATCGCCCGCGGCGATCGCAACCACCTTCATCACCGCCTGCTCGAGAGCGGCCTCTCGCAGCGCCAGGCGGTGCTGATCATCTACGCCGTGACCGCCGTGTGCTCCGCACTGGCGGTCGCCATGTCGTGGCCGTCGTGAGCTTGGGGATGGTCAAGCGCAGCGAACGAAAGCGAATAGCCGTAGTCGCGGGCACGCGCCCGGAAGCGATCAAGCTGGCGCCGGTAGTGCTGGAACTGCGGCGCCACCCGCAGCTCTTCGACGTGCGCGTAATCGCGACCGCCCAGCATCGGCGGCTGGCGGACGAGTCGTTTGCGCTCTTCGCCATCGAGCCCGACTACGACCTGAATGTCATGACCTCGCGGCAGAGCCTGACGCGCGTCACCTCGCGCGTGTTGGAGCGCCTGGAGCCGGTGCTCGCCGACATTGGACCGGACCTGGTGCTAGTGCAGGGCGATGCCGCCACCGCATTCGCCGGCGCGCTGGCGGCGTTTTATCACCGGTGCGCGGTGGGCCACGTGGAGGCGGGGCTGCGCACGGGCGACAAGTACGACCCCTTCCCGGAGGAGGTATTCCGGCGCCTGGTGACGCCCATCGCGGACCTGCATTTCGCCCCCACCGACGCCGCGCGCGCCGCATTGCTGGCCGAAGGCGTAGCCGCCAGCGCCATCCACGTCACCGGCAACACCGTCATTGACGCCTTGATGTCGGTGGCGCGGCAAGATCAGCCGCTGCCCGCCAGGATCGCCCGCGCCCTCGGCAGCCGTGAGCGCCGGCTGGTGCTGGTTACCGCGCATCGTCGCGAGAACCTGGGGCGCCCGCTGCGCAACATCTGCCGGGCGCTGCGCGATCTCGCCCGCCGGTTCGAGGACCTCCTAATAGTCTATGCCCTGCACCCGAATCCGCAGGTTACGAACGTCGTGCGGGCCGCGCTCGGCGCGGAGCGGCGGGTAGTCCTCATCCGCGCGCCGCGCTACTCCCAATTCGTGTCGCTGATGAAGCGAGCTCACCTGGTGCTGACCGATTCGGGGGGGCTGCAGGAGGAGGCGCCGGCGCTGGGTAAGCCGGTGCTGGTGCTGCGCCGCACCACCGAGCGCCCCGAGGGCGTCGCCGCCGGCGTCGCCCGGGTGGTGGGGGTCGAGACCGCCGACATCGTTGCGGCGGCGACGGCGCTGCTGCGCGACCAGCGCGCCTATGAGGATATGGCGCGGGCGATCAGTCCCTACGGTGACGGCAAGGCTGCACAGCGCATCCGGCGGGCGATTCTCCATCATTTCGGCCTGGGCCCGCGGCCCCGCGATTTCAGCGGGTGCTGACGCATGCGAGCAGGAAGGGATTCCTAACCACCAAGGCACAAAGACACCAAGCAAGTGGCGCTCTCAATCCGAGATTCCCTGGGCTGCCGCCTTCCTCGCTAGGCGCAGCACGGCAACGTACGACTTGGTGAGAGTACCGCCGTTTCTTTCGATCAGCGCAGCGATCTCTGCAAACAGCCGATTCCTGACCTTCTCGGGCAGGAGACGATGGTCGGGGTACGTGTTAAGCAGATTCAGGTAGCTGCGGGTGTCGTAAGTGACCGACCATGGATAGCGCCTCTCTATTGCATCGTCAAAAAGGTCCTCTCCACTCTCGGCGACTGATCCGCTGGACGGCCCCTCCGGGGCGTCGGCTGCCGACCGCGGCAGACATCGCTCGTAGATGCTCTGCAACTCCCTGAAGAACGCTGAATCAGAATACGGGGATGCGTCGGCGTTGCGGAACATGGCAAGCGCGCCCGACGGTTTCAGGGCGGCGGCGGACTTGCTGTAACGAAGCCCTGGCGTTATCCATTTGAACGCGTCGGCTACGATCACGAGATCGAAGACCTCTGGCTCAAGCGGCCAGTCTTCAAATGTGGTTACTCGGACTTCCGCTCGTGGATATGCACTCAGCTTGTTTGCCGCGAGTGCCGCCAGGTTCGGGCCCGGTTCCAGGCACAGCATCGAGTAACCGCGCCGAGCGAAGGACTCACTGGCCTTCCCGGTGCCGCACCCGATTTCCAGAATCGCACCGCCGGTCGGAATGCCCGATAGTGAGATGGCGGCATCTATCAGCTCGGGCGGGTACTGTGGCCGCGCCTCATCGTACAATGCCGCTATTCCGTCAAAGATCGTTCTGCCGAGTGTGCGATCCATAGCCGCAGCTGTACCGTTTCCGACGTTGCGTGAAGACGATCTGATGGTATGCTGTCTGTAGGGGCGTGATTCATCACGCCCGCTGTGGGAGGGCGCAATGAATTGCGCCCCTACTATCTGTTCCTTGGCATCTCTGTGACTTGGTGGCGAGAGACGCTAACCCAGGAACGTGGTCACGACTAGGGCCAGCGTGAGGGCGATGACGATGACGGCGGTCGCCCAGGCGATGAAGTTGAACGCCCGCGAGTTGCGATACGGGCCCATCAAGGCGGGGTTATTGATGAGCACCAGCATGAAGAGAAGCACGAACGGCAGCAGAATGCCGTTGGCGACCTGGGAGAGATACATAATGTGGAGCAGGGGCGCCCGCGGCAGCAGCACCAGCCCGGCGCCGATCACGATGAGGCCGGTGTAGAGACCGTAGAACTGGGGGGCCTCGCGCAAGCTCTGGTTGACGCCGCGTTCCCAGCCCATGCCCTCGCACACCGAGTAGGCGGTGGCCAGGGGCAGGATCGAGGCGGCGAAGAGGCTGGCGTTGAGCAGGCCGAAGGCGAAGAGCTGCGAGCAGTAGCGCCCGGCCAGCGGTTGCAGCGCCAGGGCGGCGTCTTCGACGGTGCGGATGGGGATATGGTTCGCGTAGAGCGTGGCGCCGGTGGTCAGGAGAATGAAGCCGGCGACGATGACGGCGACGATGCAGCCGGTGATGACGTCAATGCGGCAATACCCGTAGTCGCGCGCGGATACGCCCTTGTCCACCACTGCGGATTGCAGGTAGAACTGCATCCACGGCGCGATGGTGGTGCCGACGACGCCGATCAGCATGGTGACGAAGGCCGGCCGCAGCGACAGGGTGGGGGTGACGGTGTGATGCAGCACCTGGCCCCAATCGGGCCGCGCGAGAATGCCCGACAGGAAGTAGGAGACATAGAACAGACACGCGAGCAGGAAGACCTTCTCCACCTGCCGATAGCTGCCCTTGACGACCAGCCACCACACGAAAAGGGCGCCCAGCGGCACCGCCAGGTACTTGCTCACGCCGAAGATCTCTCCGCTCGCCGCCAGACCGGAGAACTCCGCGGTCGTGTTGGCAAGATTGGCGACCAAGAGGCCGAGCATGAGGAAGAAGGTCAGCTTGACCCCGAAGTTCTCGCGAATGAGGTCGGCGAGGCCCTTGCCGGTGACCGCGCCCATGCGCGCGCACATCTCCTGCACGACGATGAGCGCGAAGGTGATGGGGACGAGCGACCACAGCAGGGCGTACCCGTACTGTGCGCCGGCGAGGGAATAGGTGGCGATGCCGCCGGCGTCGTTGTCCACATTGGCAGTGATGATGCCCGGCCCGACGATGGCGAGGAAGGCGATCAGCCCCGCCCAGGTGGGCCGGCGCAGCCAGCGCCGCCGATGCTCGGTAACGCCGCGGGTCACGGCCGCACGCCCCCGCCGAGGCGCGGCTTGCGTTCCTCCAGCACGGTATCCATCGCGTCGTCCACGGTGACGATGCCCAGCAAGCGCCGCTCCCCATCCACGACCGGCAGCGCGAGCAGGTTATACTTGGCCATCAGGGGCGCGAGTTCATCGTGGCCGGTGTCGGCGGGCACCGAGATCACATCCCTCAGCATCACCTGCGAGATGGGCCGGTCCGGCGGCGCCACGATCAGGTGGTGCAGCGATAGGACGCCGACCAGCCGGCCCGAGTTGCCGGTGACATAGACGTAGAACACGGTCTCCGCATCCGGCGCCAGCTCGCGCAGCCGGGCGATGGCTTGATCGGCGGTGAGGTGCTGGGGCAGCGCCACGAAGTCCGTTGTCATCAGGCCGCCGGCGGAATCCTCGGGGTAGCTGAGCAATTGCTTAACCTCCGCCGCCTCCTCCGGTTCCATCAGCTCCAGCAGCTCGTCGGCCCGTTTCTCCGGCAGGTCGGCGAGCAGGTCCGCCGCATCATCGGGCACCATCTCCTCCAGGATGTCGGAGGCGCGCTCGTCGTCCATGGAGTTGAGCACCGAGACCTGCAGCCGCGGGCTGAGCTCCTGCAGGGTGTCCGCCGCCTTCTCCTCGTCCAGGGAGCGAAACAGGGTGTCGCGGTCGGAGGCCCCGAGCTGGCTCGCGATCTCCGCCAGGTCCGCCGGGCGCAGTTGGGCCAGGGCCTCGCGCCCGAAAGACAGTTGAAGGGGCTGCGACACCGGCTGGGGGGTCATCACGTACTCCCAGCTCAGCAGGCGCTCATCCGACTGGCGGCCGAACACGCGGGACACGTACAGGGCGGTGCGCTCGAGCCCCAGGCGCCGCAGCAGCCCGCGCGTGCCCGTGTCCACCGCCACCAGCCGCACCACCCCGTTGAGGTAGGCGATCTGAAGATCGTTGACCCGCACCAGGCGCCGCCCTTGCAAGTCAACGATCTGGCGGTCCAGGATCGAACGCGCCAGCCAACACTCATCCTCTGCCAGCGCGCCAGGGGCAATCTCCGCCTGCTCGGATTCGAGGGTGATGGCATCCGCAGAAACGCTGCGCACCTGGTCCCACGGCAGCACTTGTTCTCGGCGGCGACCGGCGCTTACCAGGATCTTCGAGACGGGGGGGAATTCTTCGGTGCAGCGGATGGCGAGGTCTTTTAGCCGCCCCAGGTATCGCCCCGAGCGGTCGCGCACCGGCTTCTCCAACATCGAGCTGAGAAAG
Coding sequences:
- a CDS encoding NAD-dependent epimerase/dehydratase family protein; protein product: MKPLSSSQLQVVTGAFGYLGRHITSLLLEQGQRVRTLTNHANRPHPFGDRVEAVPFHFDVPSKLTASLRGAATLYNTYWVRFSRGDATFDRAVANSLVLIRAATEAGVRRIVHIGITNPSLDSPLPYFRGKAVVERALLESGMSYAILRPTVLFGEGDILINNIAWLLRRLPVFGLFGKGEYRLQPAHVGDVAALAVESSGRVGNVILDAVGPETYTFEELVRLVRQRVGSRAMIVRVPALAALAAARLIGSLVGDVVITPDEVSGLTANLLVSDQPPTCPTRFSRWLQDHAHELGAHYASELERHYRRA
- a CDS encoding MerR family transcriptional regulator, which produces MEGSLAANSTVGARVHPAQVFGRLRLTAGKAAELCGVTRRQLCYWTDKGIIPCCNGGAERGSSRRIYDFAGISKALMLKRLMDEGRGLRRAVRELKLRFHQAAPTAPDTPAATDEHAMLAQAERLTRLSDQARQVSVQTQRREALERLALALQPLVELSQAACDGRTSVARGDRAGELTSLVSEAERAMTQAS
- the ychF gene encoding redox-regulated ATPase YchF; its protein translation is MIRIGIVGLPNVGKSTIFNALCGGQAKVSNYAFCTVEPNRAVVPVPDPRLERVAETFGQERAVPVTVAFVDIAGLVRGASEGEGLGNQFLAHIREVDAILHVARCFADAQVAHVEGDVDPRRDAEIVDLELALADLGTVERRLEKARVEAKSGSAEVRRQMVFLEHLADVLGRGQRAAAVQATEAEGGVLAELHLLTARPELYLANVAENVGESGPLAAGLRAYAEERGSASLELSGKIQAELAQLPAGERAQFAAELGVAADALDMVIASSYQALDLVTFFTAVGKEARAWPAPRGTTVSEAAGGIHSDMQRGFVRAEVMDFETLDQVGSWEEAHRRGLLRVEGRDYVVQEGDVIHVRFTTG
- a CDS encoding ATP-binding protein produces the protein MADRTEDQIRDLHAEIERLRTRLAELERNKRTLEDQLSATSMATEAPPPITTASELQNTLRLFVKKVAMILQADKCVIMLYDKESGELRAQVPAFGLTDDEVSTFRVRATQGVSGEAFRNGAPVLCDDLLADPRTVKENVALLKVRNSLSVPLAIEFRDENQEVVDRQTIGVLHVFNKRGGGGFDEEDVRLLTVLARSAASVISNAQVYIAVAAAKQQLESTFQSMLSGVVVVATSGQILLMNSAARRIFGMHQDDGTGQSLAGVVGNEKVQSLVSASLEDAEEKAEEVSLYTPSERVFQVQTALLRNQDATVAGVVATFNDITDLRNVERMKTEFVATVSHELRTPLTSIKGFIRTLLDDAEGYYDRDTQAEFYQIIDQECDRLVRLINDLLNVSRIEAGRALELSLKPVDLRTLAGRVVTSQQSYTTRHSIVLDVAEDLPPVIADEDKIDQMLTNLINNAIKYSPDGGHVWVSARIAGDEVEVSVRDEGVGIPAEHLDKIFARFHRVESGDARRAGGTGIGLYLVKHLVEAHKGRIWADSRVGKGSTFTFAIPLTQPVVQDERAQFLGA
- a CDS encoding MraY family glycosyltransferase, coding for MGGPGASVLVTCFAAAAVVAAVATPGVIALALRTGAVDHPRSRRVHESPTPTWGGLAMLIGFVTAMGAGLLAAGAGRIGPDVPLGHLAAVVLGASAISVLGAIDDRCEMRSLPKLLGQVACAALLLPFGVTISGLAGHPVPAWLGGALTVAWVVAIVNAINFIDGLDGLAAGVVAIASVALAAVALDRGQLGAAAMSAALAGCATGFLPYNFNPARVFMGDLGSHFLGYTAAAIAVLGTFKIAASVVLVTPVVAFAVPILDTAWAMIRRYHTGHPIARGDRNHLHHRLLESGLSQRQAVLIIYAVTAVCSALAVAMSWPS
- the wecB gene encoding UDP-N-acetylglucosamine 2-epimerase (non-hydrolyzing) gives rise to the protein MAVVSLGMVKRSERKRIAVVAGTRPEAIKLAPVVLELRRHPQLFDVRVIATAQHRRLADESFALFAIEPDYDLNVMTSRQSLTRVTSRVLERLEPVLADIGPDLVLVQGDAATAFAGALAAFYHRCAVGHVEAGLRTGDKYDPFPEEVFRRLVTPIADLHFAPTDAARAALLAEGVAASAIHVTGNTVIDALMSVARQDQPLPARIARALGSRERRLVLVTAHRRENLGRPLRNICRALRDLARRFEDLLIVYALHPNPQVTNVVRAALGAERRVVLIRAPRYSQFVSLMKRAHLVLTDSGGLQEEAPALGKPVLVLRRTTERPEGVAAGVARVVGVETADIVAAATALLRDQRAYEDMARAISPYGDGKAAQRIRRAILHHFGLGPRPRDFSGC
- a CDS encoding class I SAM-dependent methyltransferase is translated as MYDEARPQYPPELIDAAISLSGIPTGGAILEIGCGTGKASESFARRGYSMLCLEPGPNLAALAANKLSAYPRAEVRVTTFEDWPLEPEVFDLVIVADAFKWITPGLRYSKSAAALKPSGALAMFRNADASPYSDSAFFRELQSIYERCLPRSAADAPEGPSSGSVAESGEDLFDDAIERRYPWSVTYDTRSYLNLLNTYPDHRLLPEKVRNRLFAEIAALIERNGGTLTKSYVAVLRLARKAAAQGISD
- a CDS encoding Nramp family divalent metal transporter codes for the protein MTRGVTEHRRRWLRRPTWAGLIAFLAIVGPGIITANVDNDAGGIATYSLAGAQYGYALLWSLVPITFALIVVQEMCARMGAVTGKGLADLIRENFGVKLTFFLMLGLLVANLANTTAEFSGLAASGEIFGVSKYLAVPLGALFVWWLVVKGSYRQVEKVFLLACLFYVSYFLSGILARPDWGQVLHHTVTPTLSLRPAFVTMLIGVVGTTIAPWMQFYLQSAVVDKGVSARDYGYCRIDVITGCIVAVIVAGFILLTTGATLYANHIPIRTVEDAALALQPLAGRYCSQLFAFGLLNASLFAASILPLATAYSVCEGMGWERGVNQSLREAPQFYGLYTGLIVIGAGLVLLPRAPLLHIMYLSQVANGILLPFVLLFMLVLINNPALMGPYRNSRAFNFIAWATAVIVIALTLALVVTTFLG